The genomic segment ATTAACTTATTATTAAAGCATTGCATTTGGTAGGAAGTGATGGTGCTACTATCACCATCGTAAATCGATGTAGCTTCACCGTCTGGCCGGGAATTTTGTCCAACTCCGGAAGTGGCGACATAGGCACCACCGGTTTTGAGCTAGCCTCCGGTGGTTCACGTTCGTTCCAAGCTCCAGCTAGCTGGTCAGGTCGGGTTTGGGCACGAACCGGTTGCAACTTCGACTCTGATACAGGCCAAGGCACGTGCTTAACCGGAGACTGTGGCTCTAACCAGGTAGAGTGTAACGGCGCGGGAGCCAAACCTCCCGCTACACTCGCCGAGTTCACAATCGGGTCAGGTCCAGCAGATCCTGCCCGTAAACAAGACTTCTACGACGTGAGCCTTGTGGACGGTTACAACGTTCCCATGTTAGTGGAAGCAAATGGCGGGTCAGAAGGTACTTGCTTAACAACGGGATGCGTAACGGATCTAAACCAAAAATGTCCAACGGAGCTCCGGTTCGGATCCGGGTCAGCATGCAAGAGCGCGTGCGAAGCTTTTGGTAGTCCAGAGTATTGTTGTAGTGGCGCGTACGCATCACCAACCGAGTGTAAACCATCCATGTACTCAGAGATATTCAAATCGGCGTGTCCAAGATCTTACAGCTACGCGTTCGACGACGCTACGAGTACGTTCACATGTACTGATGCTGACTATACCATCACTCTTTGCCCTTCCTTGCCTAGGTAGGTTaactatatttttatgtttttgttttcgtttatttttta from the Camelina sativa cultivar DH55 chromosome 12, Cs, whole genome shotgun sequence genome contains:
- the LOC104731042 gene encoding thaumatin-like protein 1b isoform X2, with amino-acid sequence MIITVLHSPVSFFYYIILSFLFFHGSDGATITIVNRCSFTVWPGILSNSGSGDIGTTGFELASGGSRSFQAPASWSGRVWARTGCNFDSDTGQGTCLTGDCGSNQVECNGAGAKPPATLAEFTIGSGPADPARKQDFYDVSLVDGYNVPMLVEANGGSEGTCLTTGCVTDLNQKCPTELRFGSGSACKSACEAFGSPEYCCSGAYASPTECKPSMYSEIFKSACPRSYSYAFDDATSTFTCTDADYTITLCPSLPSQKSAANGWREGGGLGESSPSPSPLSTWLSDVFTSDSSNVLQSSQYLLIFTIFLLLLFRKF
- the LOC104731042 gene encoding thaumatin-like protein 1b isoform X1, which gives rise to MIITVLHSPVSFFYYIILSFLFFHALHLVGSDGATITIVNRCSFTVWPGILSNSGSGDIGTTGFELASGGSRSFQAPASWSGRVWARTGCNFDSDTGQGTCLTGDCGSNQVECNGAGAKPPATLAEFTIGSGPADPARKQDFYDVSLVDGYNVPMLVEANGGSEGTCLTTGCVTDLNQKCPTELRFGSGSACKSACEAFGSPEYCCSGAYASPTECKPSMYSEIFKSACPRSYSYAFDDATSTFTCTDADYTITLCPSLPSQKSAANGWREGGGLGESSPSPSPLSTWLSDVFTSDSSNVLQSSQYLLIFTIFLLLLFRKF